One region of Streptomyces davaonensis JCM 4913 genomic DNA includes:
- a CDS encoding chaplin, producing the protein MKKSVAVVAGAVLALGMASPAMADSGAGAVAEHSPGVLSGNVVQVPIHIPINVCGNTVNIIALLNPTFGNTCVND; encoded by the coding sequence ATGAAGAAGAGCGTTGCTGTTGTCGCGGGTGCCGTCCTGGCCCTGGGCATGGCCTCGCCGGCGATGGCCGACTCGGGTGCGGGCGCTGTCGCCGAGCACTCCCCGGGTGTCCTGTCGGGCAACGTCGTCCAGGTCCCGATCCACATCCCGATCAACGTCTGCGGCAACACCGTGAACATCATCGCGCTGCTGAACCCGACGTTCGGCAACACCTGCGTCAACGACTGA
- a CDS encoding rodlin yields the protein MKKLWATAAIAASVAGVSAATAAPALAIGDDNGTTSASGNGAKQEFGNSATFGDMSPQLSLVQGSLNKPCIGLPAKLNAQGLLGIVAVGVLQDVPILSAPQNQQCVENSTQAKGDEPLSHILDDISALSGNGAGNG from the coding sequence ATGAAGAAGCTGTGGGCAACCGCGGCTATCGCCGCCTCCGTCGCCGGTGTCTCGGCGGCCACCGCGGCGCCGGCGCTCGCGATCGGCGACGACAACGGCACCACGTCCGCCAGCGGTAACGGCGCCAAGCAGGAGTTCGGCAACTCGGCCACGTTCGGTGACATGAGCCCGCAGCTCTCGCTGGTCCAGGGTTCGCTGAACAAGCCCTGCATCGGCCTGCCGGCGAAGCTCAACGCCCAGGGTCTGCTCGGCATCGTGGCCGTCGGTGTCCTCCAGGACGTGCCGATCCTGTCGGCGCCGCAGAACCAGCAGTGCGTCGAGAACTCGACCCAGGCCAAGGGCGACGAGCCGCTGTCGCACATCCTGGACGACATCTCGGCCCTGTCGGGCAACGGCGCGGGCAACGGCTGA
- a CDS encoding AMP-dependent synthetase/ligase, translating to MGVRKDLKRAKQRTDLLTRTEVEVTRGEDGTVREARVPSLAPPRPTGTPADIPFTNAAEAPEAVVLRRKVDGTWQPVTATAFAREVAAIARGLIAAGLEPGGRVAVMSRTRYEWTLLDFAIWAAGGQSVPIYPTSSAEQVEWIVRDSGAGHVVTETADNSATVTTGTADHQVPPRIWELDAGALTDLTILGRDVPDEEITKRRTTLTPDTIATVCYTSGTTGRPKGCVITHANLYAEAANTVELMLPVFREVTRQIPSTLLFLPLAHILGRSLQISCLMARIEVGHCPSVKPDELRPALKEFRPTFIVGVPYLFEKIHDTGRATAEKMGRAASFDRADRIAVRFGEAYLNRFLGTGKGPGPGLYAAWALYDLLVFRRIRKELGGRMRYAISGGSPLDRNLNLFFYAAGIIIYEGYGLTETTAAATIVAPLKPRPGTVGPPVPGTAVRIADDGEVLIRGGIVFSSYWNNPAATDAVLGGDWFATGDLGSFDEEGYLTITGRKKDLIVTSGGKNVSPAVLEDRLRSRAPVGQCIVVGDNRPFVGALITLDPEAIAHWLSVRKLPADTPLSELVRDQRIRADVQRAVDYANEAVSRAESIRAFTLVEGEFSEENGMLTPSLKVKRHTVIRAYAEEIEALYRG from the coding sequence ATGGGCGTACGCAAGGACCTGAAGCGCGCGAAGCAACGTACGGACCTTCTGACCCGCACCGAAGTCGAGGTCACCAGGGGCGAGGACGGCACGGTCCGCGAGGCCCGTGTCCCGTCCCTCGCCCCTCCCCGCCCCACCGGCACCCCGGCCGACATCCCCTTCACCAATGCCGCCGAGGCTCCGGAGGCGGTGGTCCTGCGCCGCAAGGTCGACGGCACCTGGCAGCCCGTCACGGCCACCGCCTTCGCCCGGGAAGTCGCCGCCATCGCCAGGGGCCTGATCGCCGCGGGCCTGGAGCCAGGCGGCCGGGTCGCGGTCATGTCCCGCACCCGCTACGAGTGGACCCTCCTGGACTTCGCGATCTGGGCCGCCGGCGGCCAGTCCGTGCCGATCTACCCCACCTCCTCCGCGGAGCAGGTGGAGTGGATCGTCCGCGACTCCGGCGCCGGCCACGTCGTCACCGAGACCGCGGACAACTCCGCCACGGTGACGACCGGCACCGCGGACCACCAAGTCCCCCCGCGCATCTGGGAACTGGACGCCGGCGCCCTCACCGACCTCACCATCCTCGGCCGGGACGTCCCCGACGAGGAGATCACCAAGCGCCGTACGACGCTCACCCCCGACACCATCGCCACGGTCTGCTACACCTCCGGCACCACCGGCCGCCCCAAGGGCTGCGTGATCACCCACGCCAACCTGTACGCCGAGGCCGCCAACACCGTGGAACTGATGCTGCCGGTGTTCCGCGAGGTCACCCGCCAGATTCCCTCCACCCTGCTGTTCCTCCCGCTCGCTCACATCCTCGGCCGCAGCCTTCAGATCTCCTGTCTGATGGCCCGCATCGAGGTCGGCCACTGCCCGAGCGTGAAACCCGACGAACTCCGCCCGGCGCTCAAGGAGTTCCGCCCGACCTTCATCGTCGGCGTCCCGTATCTCTTCGAGAAGATCCATGACACCGGCCGCGCCACCGCCGAGAAGATGGGCCGCGCCGCCTCCTTCGACCGCGCCGACCGCATCGCCGTCCGCTTCGGCGAGGCGTATCTGAACCGCTTCCTCGGCACGGGCAAGGGCCCCGGCCCCGGCCTGTACGCCGCCTGGGCCCTGTACGACCTGCTGGTCTTCCGCCGCATCCGCAAGGAGCTCGGCGGCCGCATGCGCTACGCGATCAGCGGCGGCTCCCCGCTCGACCGCAACCTCAACCTGTTCTTCTACGCAGCCGGAATCATCATCTACGAGGGCTACGGCCTGACCGAGACCACCGCCGCCGCCACCATCGTCGCGCCCCTCAAACCCCGCCCCGGCACGGTCGGCCCCCCGGTCCCCGGCACGGCGGTCCGCATCGCCGACGACGGAGAGGTCCTCATCAGGGGCGGCATCGTCTTCTCCTCGTACTGGAACAACCCGGCCGCCACCGACGCCGTACTGGGAGGCGACTGGTTCGCCACGGGCGACCTGGGCTCCTTCGACGAGGAGGGCTACCTCACCATCACCGGCCGCAAGAAGGACCTCATCGTCACCTCCGGCGGCAAGAACGTCTCCCCGGCGGTCCTGGAGGACCGGCTGCGCAGCCGCGCTCCCGTCGGCCAGTGCATCGTCGTCGGCGACAACCGCCCCTTCGTCGGCGCCCTGATCACCCTCGACCCCGAGGCGATCGCCCACTGGCTGTCGGTCCGCAAACTTCCCGCGGACACCCCGCTGTCCGAACTCGTCCGCGACCAGCGCATCCGCGCCGACGTCCAAAGGGCCGTCGACTACGCCAACGAGGCCGTCTCCCGCGCCGAGTCGATCCGCGCCTTCACCCTGGTCGAGGGCGAGTTCAGCGAGGAGAACGGCATGCTGACCCCGTCCCTGAAGGTCAAACGGCACACGGTGATCCGTGCCTATGCGGAGGAGATCGAGGCCCTCTACCGCGGCTGA
- a CDS encoding rodlin gives MFKKAMAAAAVTASVVGASAAAAPQALAIGDDSGTTSASGNHAESKFGNSVTKGDMSPQASLVQGSVNKLCAGVPVKANLQSILGIIAAVGVAQDVPILSAPQNQQCADNSTQAKGDEPLSHILSDISALSGNGLGNG, from the coding sequence ATGTTCAAGAAGGCAATGGCCGCCGCCGCGGTCACCGCGTCCGTCGTCGGAGCGTCGGCCGCGGCCGCCCCCCAGGCGCTTGCCATCGGTGATGACAGTGGCACCACCTCCGCCAGCGGCAACCACGCCGAGTCCAAGTTCGGCAACTCGGTGACCAAGGGCGACATGAGCCCGCAGGCCAGCCTGGTCCAGGGCTCGGTCAACAAGCTCTGCGCGGGTGTGCCGGTGAAGGCGAACCTCCAGTCCATCCTCGGCATCATCGCCGCCGTCGGCGTGGCCCAGGACGTGCCGATCCTGTCCGCCCCGCAGAACCAGCAGTGCGCCGACAACTCGACCCAGGCCAAGGGCGACGAGCCGCTGTCGCACATCCTCAGCGACATCTCGGCGCTGTCCGGCAACGGTCTCGGCAACGGCTGA
- a CDS encoding vWA domain-containing protein codes for MERRRWRGAILALTAAGLLLTGCGGGSDDHGAKETVDRSGGDYLPAPAPAPESGQYGGETDEQADGTSRDVAPSPDHLSTFALDVDTASYGYARRTLAAGSLPDPSTVRPEEFVNSFRQDYDRPDGDGFSVTVDGARTDSEDWSLLRVGLATRGAEDEGERPPAALTFVIDISGSMSEEGRLDLAQESLGVMTDRLREDDSVAIVTFSDEAETVLPMTRVGGNRDEIHDAIDSMEPTYSTNLAAGVERGYATATEGVREGATNRVVLISDALANTGDTDADSILERIEGARKEYGITLFGVGVGSEYGDALMERLADKGDGHTVYVSGEAEANKVFSEQLPRNIDLTARDAKAQVSFDPENVEEFRLIGYDNRQVDDEDFRDDSVDGGETGPGHTVTALYAVRTAPGARGHLATATVRWLDPKSRTPHEKSAQLESGTVADTLWSTNPRFQVTAVAAYFADALRHGHQEWSSVPGAPSLDELGERADELAKRTEDDEVRELGEAINQADRMM; via the coding sequence ATGGAACGACGACGGTGGCGCGGAGCGATCCTCGCACTGACAGCGGCGGGCCTGCTGCTCACGGGCTGCGGCGGCGGCAGCGACGACCACGGCGCCAAGGAGACCGTGGACCGGAGCGGAGGCGACTACCTCCCGGCCCCGGCCCCGGCCCCCGAGAGCGGCCAGTACGGCGGTGAGACCGACGAGCAGGCCGACGGCACCTCCCGAGACGTCGCCCCGTCCCCGGACCACCTCTCCACCTTCGCCCTCGACGTCGACACCGCCTCCTACGGCTACGCCCGCCGCACCCTCGCCGCGGGCAGCCTCCCCGACCCGTCGACGGTCCGCCCCGAGGAGTTCGTCAACAGCTTCCGCCAGGACTACGACCGCCCCGACGGCGACGGTTTCTCGGTGACCGTGGACGGTGCGCGCACCGACAGCGAGGACTGGTCGCTGCTCCGCGTCGGCCTCGCCACCCGGGGCGCCGAGGACGAGGGCGAACGCCCGCCCGCGGCCCTGACGTTCGTCATCGACATCTCCGGCTCGATGAGCGAGGAGGGCCGCCTCGACCTGGCCCAGGAATCCCTCGGCGTCATGACGGACCGACTGCGCGAGGACGACTCGGTCGCGATCGTGACCTTCAGCGACGAGGCGGAGACGGTCCTGCCGATGACGCGGGTGGGCGGCAACCGCGACGAGATCCACGACGCGATCGACAGCATGGAACCGACCTACTCCACCAACCTCGCCGCGGGCGTGGAGCGCGGCTACGCCACGGCGACCGAAGGCGTGAGGGAAGGCGCGACCAACCGCGTCGTCCTGATCTCCGACGCCCTCGCCAACACCGGTGACACCGACGCCGACTCCATCCTCGAACGCATCGAGGGCGCCCGGAAGGAGTACGGCATCACCCTCTTCGGTGTGGGCGTCGGCAGCGAGTACGGCGACGCCCTGATGGAACGCCTCGCGGACAAGGGCGACGGCCACACGGTCTACGTCTCCGGCGAGGCGGAGGCCAACAAGGTCTTCAGCGAACAACTCCCGCGCAACATCGACCTGACGGCACGGGACGCCAAGGCCCAGGTGTCCTTCGACCCGGAGAACGTCGAGGAGTTCCGCCTGATCGGCTACGACAACCGCCAGGTGGATGACGAGGACTTCCGCGACGACTCGGTCGACGGCGGCGAGACCGGCCCGGGGCACACGGTGACCGCCCTGTACGCCGTCCGTACGGCGCCCGGTGCGCGGGGCCATCTCGCCACGGCGACCGTCCGCTGGCTGGACCCCAAGTCCCGTACCCCGCACGAGAAATCGGCCCAGCTGGAGTCCGGCACGGTGGCCGACACCCTCTGGAGCACCAACCCGCGCTTCCAGGTGACGGCGGTGGCCGCCTACTTCGCCGACGCCCTGCGCCACGGACACCAGGAGTGGTCCTCCGTGCCCGGCGCTCCGAGCCTGGACGAACTCGGCGAGCGGGCCGATGAGTTGGCGAAGCGCACAGAGGACGACGAGGTGCGTGAACTGGGTGAGGCGATCAACCAGGCGGACCGCATGATGTAA
- a CDS encoding rodlin, whose product MIKKVLATAAVAASVVGAASPAMAIGNDDGTKSASGNGAMQSYGNSATYGNMSPQMALIQGSFNKPCIGLPAKANLQGLLGLAAVGVLQDVPILSAPQNQQCVENSTQAKGDEPLSHILDDISVLAGNGLDNH is encoded by the coding sequence GTGATCAAGAAGGTTCTGGCTACCGCCGCGGTCGCCGCCTCCGTCGTCGGGGCCGCCTCGCCGGCCATGGCCATCGGCAACGACGACGGCACCAAGTCCGCCAGCGGCAACGGCGCCATGCAGTCGTACGGCAACTCCGCCACGTACGGCAACATGAGCCCCCAGATGGCGCTCATCCAGGGCTCGTTCAACAAGCCCTGCATCGGTCTGCCGGCGAAGGCGAACCTCCAGGGGCTCCTCGGTCTCGCCGCGGTCGGTGTCCTCCAGGACGTGCCGATCCTGTCGGCGCCGCAGAACCAGCAGTGCGTCGAGAACTCCACCCAGGCCAAGGGCGACGAGCCGCTGTCGCACATCCTGGACGACATCTCTGTCCTCGCCGGCAACGGCCTCGACAACCACTGA
- a CDS encoding CocE/NonD family hydrolase encodes MDLRLRGPFRRPRRLLAAGAAVVVLAGAGTWTAVASDDGPAVRRADRVMSVNGVRLDTSYFTAAGDERRPAVLLGHGFGGSKDDVREQAEELAADGYAVLTWSARGFGRSTGEVGLNDPKAEVADVSELIDWLAKQPQVRLDKSGDPRVGMAGASYGGAISLLGAGYDDRVDAIAPAVTYWNLADALFPNGVFKKLWAGIFVNTAGGCDRFETTLCRMYDRVAESGTPDAEARELLEQRSPSAVADRIKVPTLLVQGQTDSLFPLGQADAAAKAIRANGAPVDVDWIAGGHDGGDMEADRVRARVRGWFDRYLKGDKAADTGPAFRVTRTGGVDSTDGQALLRGASGDSYPGLESGQRAVALTGREQSFANPAGANPPAVSALPGLGGGGGLAQLSSLGLGVSLDFPGQYARFDSAPVKDDLRITGSPTVTVHVKSTSEDAVLFAKVYDVGADGTQQVLPSQLVTPLRVEDAKSGKDVTVTLPAVDHETDKGHRLRLVLASTDLGYASPAAPATYTVSLKSELNVPTAPGVSTAAAPLPAWVWWLPIAGVLVAAALLLTARRRTAAPAPDPELAEVPLQITELSKKYAGGDRYSVRDLSFRVEKGQVLGLLGPNGAGKTTTLRMLMGLIRPDGGEIRVFGHAIRPGAPVLSRVGAFVEGAGFLPHLSGRENLELYWAATGRPAEDAHLDEALEIAGLGDALARAVRTYSQGMRQRLAIAQAMLGLPDLLILDEPTNGLDPPQIREMREVMIRYAAAGRTVIVSSHLLAEVEQTCTHLVVMDRGRLVQAGPVGEIVGSGDTLLVGTPVPVEEPVAEKVAALPGIASAVRTDDGLLVRLDADGSAQRLVAELVRLEVPVQSVGPHRRLEDAFLTLIGGSA; translated from the coding sequence ATGGATCTTCGACTGCGAGGGCCGTTCCGGCGGCCCCGGCGTCTGCTGGCCGCCGGGGCCGCCGTCGTCGTGCTCGCCGGCGCCGGCACCTGGACGGCGGTCGCCTCCGACGACGGGCCCGCGGTACGGCGCGCGGACCGGGTGATGTCGGTCAACGGCGTGCGGCTGGACACCTCGTACTTCACCGCGGCCGGGGACGAGCGCCGCCCCGCCGTCCTGCTCGGCCACGGCTTCGGCGGCAGCAAGGACGATGTGCGCGAGCAGGCCGAGGAGCTGGCCGCCGACGGGTACGCGGTGCTGACCTGGTCCGCCCGCGGCTTCGGCAGGTCCACCGGCGAGGTCGGCCTCAACGACCCGAAGGCCGAGGTCGCCGACGTCTCCGAACTGATCGACTGGCTGGCGAAGCAGCCGCAGGTCCGGCTCGACAAGTCCGGCGACCCGCGCGTCGGCATGGCGGGCGCCTCCTACGGCGGCGCGATCAGCCTCCTCGGCGCCGGGTACGACGACCGCGTCGACGCCATCGCCCCGGCGGTGACGTACTGGAACCTCGCCGACGCCCTCTTCCCGAACGGCGTCTTCAAGAAGCTCTGGGCCGGGATCTTCGTCAACACAGCGGGCGGCTGCGACCGGTTCGAGACCACGCTGTGCCGGATGTACGACCGGGTCGCCGAGTCCGGCACCCCGGACGCCGAGGCGCGCGAGCTGCTGGAGCAGCGCTCGCCGTCCGCCGTCGCCGACCGCATCAAGGTCCCCACGCTGCTGGTGCAGGGACAGACCGACTCCCTCTTCCCGCTCGGCCAGGCCGACGCCGCCGCGAAGGCGATCCGGGCCAACGGCGCCCCCGTCGACGTCGACTGGATCGCGGGCGGCCATGACGGCGGCGACATGGAGGCCGACCGGGTCCGGGCGCGCGTCCGGGGCTGGTTCGACCGGTACCTGAAGGGCGACAAGGCCGCCGACACCGGCCCCGCCTTCCGCGTCACCCGCACCGGCGGCGTCGACTCCACCGACGGCCAGGCCCTGTTGCGGGGCGCGAGCGGGGACAGCTATCCGGGTCTGGAGAGCGGGCAGCGGGCCGTCGCCCTGACCGGCCGCGAACAGAGCTTCGCCAACCCGGCCGGCGCCAACCCGCCCGCCGTCTCCGCCCTGCCAGGACTCGGCGGCGGCGGAGGCCTCGCCCAGCTCTCCTCCCTCGGCCTCGGCGTCTCCCTCGACTTCCCCGGCCAGTACGCCCGCTTCGACTCGGCCCCCGTCAAGGACGACCTGCGCATCACCGGCTCCCCGACGGTCACCGTCCACGTGAAGTCCACCAGCGAGGACGCCGTCCTCTTCGCCAAGGTGTACGACGTAGGCGCCGACGGCACCCAGCAGGTACTGCCCTCACAGCTCGTCACGCCCCTGCGCGTCGAGGACGCGAAGTCCGGCAAGGACGTGACGGTCACGCTCCCCGCCGTCGACCACGAGACCGACAAGGGCCACCGCCTGCGCCTGGTCCTCGCCTCCACGGACCTCGGCTACGCCTCCCCGGCCGCCCCGGCGACGTACACGGTCTCCCTGAAGAGCGAGCTGAACGTGCCCACGGCCCCCGGCGTGAGCACCGCCGCCGCCCCGCTGCCCGCGTGGGTCTGGTGGCTGCCGATCGCCGGTGTCCTGGTCGCCGCGGCCCTGCTGCTGACCGCCCGCCGCCGCACGGCCGCCCCCGCACCCGACCCGGAGCTGGCCGAAGTCCCGCTCCAGATCACCGAGTTGAGCAAGAAGTACGCGGGCGGCGACCGCTACAGCGTCCGCGACCTCTCCTTCCGCGTGGAGAAGGGCCAGGTCCTCGGGCTGCTCGGCCCGAACGGCGCGGGCAAGACGACGACCCTGCGCATGCTGATGGGCCTGATCCGCCCGGACGGCGGCGAGATCCGCGTCTTCGGCCACGCCATCCGCCCCGGCGCCCCGGTCCTCTCCCGCGTCGGCGCCTTCGTCGAGGGTGCGGGCTTCCTGCCGCATCTGTCCGGCCGGGAGAACCTGGAGCTGTACTGGGCCGCCACCGGCCGCCCCGCCGAGGACGCCCACCTGGACGAGGCCCTGGAGATCGCCGGTCTCGGCGACGCCCTGGCCCGCGCGGTACGCACCTACTCCCAGGGCATGCGCCAGCGCCTGGCCATCGCCCAGGCCATGCTCGGCCTGCCGGACCTGCTGATCCTCGACGAGCCGACCAACGGCCTGGACCCGCCGCAGATCCGCGAGATGCGCGAGGTGATGATCCGGTACGCGGCCGCCGGACGCACGGTGATCGTCTCCAGCCATCTGCTGGCGGAGGTCGAGCAGACCTGCACCCACCTCGTGGTCATGGACCGCGGCCGGCTCGTCCAGGCGGGCCCGGTCGGCGAGATCGTCGGCTCCGGCGACACCCTGCTGGTCGGCACGCCCGTACCCGTCGAGGAGCCGGTCGCCGAGAAGGTCGCCGCCCTGCCGGGCATCGCCTCCGCGGTACGGACCGACGACGGACTCCTCGTCCGCCTCGACGCCGACGGCAGCGCACAACGCCTGGTCGCCGAACTCGTACGGCTGGAAGTGCCCGTTCAGTCCGTCGGCCCGCACCGCCGCCTGGAGGACGCCTTCCTCACCCTGATCGGAGGTTCCGCATGA
- a CDS encoding ABC transporter permease yields MSTLTEVASGYQAGRTLPLRVELVRQLKRRRTLVMGAILAALPFVLLIAFAIGGEPDGGGDRITLMDTATASGANFAAVNLFVSAGFLLVIPVALFCGDTVAAEAGWSSLRYLLAAPVPRARLLWSKLVVGLGLSLAAMILLPVVALAVGTAAYGWGPLEIPTGGSLEPGTAAQRLLVVVAYIFVSQLVTAGLAFWLSTKTDAPLGAVGGAVGLTIVGNVLDAVTALGDWRHFLPAHWQFAWADAVQPTPEWSGMIQGVAVSVTYAVVLFALAFRGFARKDVVS; encoded by the coding sequence ATGAGCACGCTCACCGAGGTCGCCTCCGGCTACCAGGCAGGCCGCACCCTGCCGCTGCGCGTCGAACTGGTCCGCCAGCTCAAGCGCCGCCGCACCCTGGTGATGGGCGCGATCCTGGCCGCGCTGCCCTTCGTCCTGCTGATCGCCTTCGCCATCGGCGGCGAGCCCGACGGCGGCGGCGACCGCATCACGCTGATGGACACGGCCACCGCCTCCGGCGCCAACTTCGCCGCCGTGAACCTGTTCGTCTCCGCGGGCTTCCTGCTGGTCATCCCCGTCGCCCTGTTCTGCGGGGACACGGTCGCCGCGGAGGCCGGCTGGTCCTCCCTGCGCTATCTGCTCGCGGCGCCGGTGCCCCGGGCCCGGCTGCTGTGGTCCAAGCTCGTGGTCGGGCTCGGTCTCAGCCTCGCCGCGATGATCCTGCTGCCGGTGGTCGCGCTGGCCGTCGGTACGGCGGCCTACGGCTGGGGCCCGCTGGAGATCCCCACGGGCGGTTCGCTCGAACCGGGCACGGCCGCCCAGCGCCTGCTGGTCGTGGTGGCGTACATCTTCGTCTCCCAACTGGTCACCGCGGGACTGGCGTTCTGGCTGTCGACGAAGACCGACGCCCCGCTCGGCGCGGTCGGCGGCGCGGTGGGCCTGACCATCGTCGGCAACGTCCTCGACGCCGTGACCGCCCTCGGTGACTGGCGCCACTTCCTGCCCGCGCACTGGCAGTTCGCCTGGGCGGACGCCGTACAGCCCACTCCCGAGTGGTCCGGCATGATCCAGGGCGTCGCCGTCTCGGTAACGTACGCCGTCGTCCTGTTCGCGCTGGCCTTCCGCGGTTTCGCGCGCAAGGACGTGGTGTCGTAG